In Spirochaetales bacterium, a single genomic region encodes these proteins:
- a CDS encoding energy transducer TonB translates to MKTTITASMKRKAAVLLITAGGSIAVFGSVFLLNRIIVSHDELNTERHVVFTVEQQKQKIEPPRRMENRQKREPREDISLAPVPRFEGNLSDISVELPTFSTQAMQSLAESLLGDLDDVVMTEETVDEKPVPKQRAIVYPERAKQMKIEGEVVVSALIGIDGRIKKMKILESRPAGVFDNVVREMIPSWTFEPAKYKNRNVQLWVTIPIKFNLN, encoded by the coding sequence ATGAAGACCACGATTACAGCTTCGATGAAAAGAAAGGCGGCTGTTCTATTGATAACGGCGGGCGGTTCAATCGCCGTATTCGGAAGCGTCTTCCTTCTGAACCGGATAATCGTATCACATGATGAATTGAATACGGAAAGGCATGTCGTTTTTACCGTCGAACAACAGAAACAGAAGATCGAACCTCCGAGAAGAATGGAAAACAGACAAAAACGGGAGCCCCGGGAGGATATTTCACTCGCACCGGTCCCGCGTTTTGAGGGAAACCTGTCGGATATTTCCGTCGAACTGCCAACATTTTCCACGCAAGCAATGCAGTCTCTCGCGGAATCACTACTCGGTGATCTCGACGATGTTGTTATGACAGAGGAAACAGTCGACGAGAAACCTGTCCCGAAACAGAGGGCGATCGTATATCCCGAACGCGCGAAGCAGATGAAAATAGAAGGGGAGGTTGTCGTAAGCGCTCTCATCGGTATCGACGGACGGATCAAGAAAATGAAGATTCTGGAATCCCGTCCCGCCGGGGTTTTCGACAATGTGGTTCGTGAAATGATACCGTCCTGGACATTCGAGCCTGCGAAATACAAGAATCGAAATGTTCAGCTGTGGGTTACCATCCCGATAAAATTCAATCTCAATTGA
- a CDS encoding MotA/TolQ/ExbB proton channel family protein, whose product MFELLDECVSYMAQGGFVMWPLLVCTVMLWYSLGYRFVHLKRGAKEDVRTLAGRFCPGENEISDGYIREAVAAAHRVWASNLGSVNIHGRLDDAFSPILESMSRYRGIIHSVVIIAPLLGLLGTVTGMIEMFDSLAEQTFYSQTGGVANGIAEALFTTQFGLLIAIPGLIAGRILDRREDRMKKELVQIKDIFAAGKIKGGMA is encoded by the coding sequence GTGTTCGAGTTGTTAGATGAATGTGTGTCCTACATGGCGCAGGGAGGATTCGTGATGTGGCCGCTTCTCGTGTGTACTGTAATGTTGTGGTATTCACTCGGCTACCGTTTCGTTCATCTGAAGCGAGGCGCGAAAGAAGACGTGAGGACGCTTGCAGGACGGTTCTGTCCGGGGGAAAATGAGATTTCCGACGGATATATCCGGGAAGCCGTTGCCGCCGCGCACCGTGTTTGGGCGTCAAACCTCGGAAGCGTAAACATTCACGGCAGGCTTGACGATGCTTTTTCCCCGATTCTCGAATCAATGTCGCGTTACCGCGGTATCATCCACTCGGTTGTTATAATCGCACCCCTTCTCGGCCTGCTCGGTACCGTGACGGGGATGATCGAAATGTTCGATTCACTCGCCGAACAGACGTTTTATTCTCAAACGGGAGGAGTGGCGAACGGCATCGCCGAGGCGTTGTTTACGACACAGTTCGGGCTTCTTATCGCCATACCGGGATTGATCGCCGGACGAATTCTGGACCGGCGGGAAGACCGGATGAAGAAAGAACTCGTGCAGATAAAAGATATATTCGCGGCAGGAAAAATCAAAGGAGGCATGGCGTGA
- a CDS encoding biopolymer transporter ExbD, which translates to MKFLPKKHEPQDLNISPLIDMVFLLIIFFAVSSTFVKDMKIDINRPQAKNSVLASTKSVRIYLDRDGVPYMNDQPVKMWMLQSMVREAMDTSTSRSVLVVADRLTATEKLVEVVDQAKLGGADEVGVATEAR; encoded by the coding sequence GTGAAATTTTTACCGAAAAAACATGAACCGCAGGACCTGAATATATCGCCGTTAATCGACATGGTATTTCTGCTTATCATTTTCTTCGCGGTTTCATCGACGTTTGTCAAGGACATGAAAATCGATATCAACCGTCCGCAGGCAAAAAACTCCGTTTTGGCATCGACGAAATCGGTCAGGATATACCTGGACAGGGACGGTGTTCCGTACATGAACGATCAACCGGTAAAAATGTGGATGCTGCAATCGATGGTCCGTGAAGCCATGGATACCTCTACATCCAGATCGGTACTTGTCGTCGCCGACAGACTGACGGCAACGGAAAAGCTCGTCGAAGTCGTCGACCAGGCGAAACTCGGCGGAGCCGATGAAGTCGGTGTCGCGACCGAAGCCAGATAA